From a single Cupriavidus taiwanensis LMG 19424 genomic region:
- a CDS encoding tripartite tricarboxylate transporter substrate binding protein: MQRRHFIARAGIAATAAALGLAAMPAQAQADKFPQRPIRLVIGYTAGGSTDIPFRVLADNASKILGQPVIVENKPGAGGVLPAQMMQSTAPDGYTLAQVAMPVYRLPYTTKINWDPVKDLSYIINLAGYSFGLVVPADSPIKTMQDYIAYAKANPGKLTYGSPGSMTTLHLTMEELAMKQGVQFSHIPYKGNSESMQALLGGHVMSVADTPAWAPYVEQGKLRLLSTWGEKRSARFPNVPTLKELGMGIVQTSPFGLVAPKGTDPKIVQKLHDAFKKAMEMPNYRESLAKFDMEPFYMNTQQYAQFAADTVKKEKAIIEKLGLAKPQ, from the coding sequence ATGCAACGCCGCCACTTCATCGCCCGCGCGGGCATCGCCGCCACCGCCGCGGCCCTCGGTCTTGCCGCCATGCCCGCCCAGGCCCAGGCCGACAAGTTCCCGCAGCGCCCGATCCGGCTGGTGATCGGCTACACCGCCGGCGGCTCCACGGATATCCCGTTCCGCGTGCTGGCCGACAACGCCTCGAAGATCCTGGGCCAGCCGGTGATCGTCGAGAACAAGCCCGGTGCCGGCGGCGTGCTGCCGGCGCAGATGATGCAGAGCACCGCGCCCGACGGCTATACGCTGGCGCAGGTCGCCATGCCGGTCTACCGCCTGCCGTACACCACCAAGATCAACTGGGACCCGGTCAAGGACCTGAGCTACATCATCAACCTTGCCGGCTACTCGTTCGGCCTGGTGGTGCCGGCCGATTCGCCGATCAAGACCATGCAGGACTACATTGCCTACGCCAAGGCCAACCCGGGCAAGCTCACCTACGGCTCGCCGGGCTCGATGACGACGCTGCACCTGACCATGGAAGAACTGGCCATGAAGCAGGGCGTGCAGTTTTCGCACATCCCCTACAAGGGCAATTCGGAATCGATGCAGGCGCTGCTGGGCGGCCACGTGATGTCGGTGGCCGACACGCCGGCGTGGGCGCCGTACGTGGAACAGGGCAAGCTGCGCCTGCTGTCGACCTGGGGCGAGAAGCGCTCGGCGCGCTTCCCCAACGTGCCGACGCTGAAGGAACTGGGCATGGGCATCGTGCAGACCTCGCCGTTCGGCCTGGTCGCGCCCAAGGGCACCGACCCGAAGATCGTGCAGAAGCTGCATGACGCCTTCAAGAAGGCGATGGAAATGCCCAACTACCGCGAGTCGCTGGCCAAGTTCGACATGGAGCCGTTCTACATGAACACCCAGCAGTACGCGCAGTTCGCGGCGGACACCGTCAAGAAGGAAAAGGCCATCATCGAGAAGCTGGGGCTGGCCAAGCCGCAGTAA
- a CDS encoding YbgC/FadM family acyl-CoA thioesterase encodes MAKEAFRHTIPLRVRWSEVDPQSIVFNAHYLTYCDICVTEYWRALGIRYPEDVLHAHGVDIFVVKSTLEYHASARFDDQLDIRGRMARLGRSSMLFRVEMYRGDEHLITGEIVYVCADPATQKSAPIPGVVREIIEGYEVVKPAG; translated from the coding sequence ATGGCCAAAGAGGCGTTCCGCCACACCATCCCGCTGCGCGTGCGCTGGTCCGAAGTCGATCCGCAATCGATCGTCTTCAATGCGCACTACCTGACGTATTGCGATATCTGCGTGACCGAGTACTGGCGTGCGCTGGGCATCCGATATCCGGAAGACGTGCTGCACGCGCACGGGGTCGACATCTTCGTGGTCAAGTCCACGCTGGAGTACCACGCGTCGGCGCGCTTTGACGATCAGCTCGATATCCGCGGCCGCATGGCACGGCTGGGGCGGTCCAGCATGTTGTTCCGCGTGGAGATGTACCGGGGCGACGAGCACCTGATCACCGGTGAAATCGTCTATGTGTGCGCGGATCCGGCGACGCAGAAGTCGGCGCCGATCCCGGGGGTGGTGCGGGAGATTATCGAGGGGTATGAAGTGGTGAAGCCGGCGGGATGA
- the denD gene encoding D-erythronate dehydrogenase, whose protein sequence is MNVLITGGAGFLGLQLARLLLQRGTLNLDGKAVAFDRLTLLDVVAPQGLDDARVRVVTGDLSDPAVLRQAIDQDTGVVFHLAAVVSGQAEADFELGMRVNLDASRALLETCRELGHKPRVLFTSSVAVYGGELPPVVQDDTALNPQSSYGVQKAIGELLLSDYSRRGFVDGRVLRLPTISVRPGKPNAAASSFASGIIREPLSGVAANCPVAPETKLWLLSPRAAVAALVNGIELAGERLGNRRVVNLPGLSVTAAGMVDALRRVAGDAVADLVTWEREERVEKIVGTWPAAWNAERALSLGFESDASFDAVIWAYMEDAGVAK, encoded by the coding sequence ATGAACGTACTGATTACCGGCGGCGCCGGCTTCCTCGGCCTGCAACTCGCCCGCCTGCTGCTGCAACGCGGCACCCTGAACCTCGACGGCAAGGCGGTCGCCTTCGACCGCCTGACGCTGCTCGACGTGGTCGCGCCGCAAGGGCTGGACGATGCGCGCGTGCGCGTGGTCACCGGCGACCTGTCCGATCCCGCGGTGTTGCGCCAGGCCATCGACCAGGACACCGGCGTCGTGTTCCACCTCGCCGCCGTGGTCAGCGGCCAGGCCGAGGCGGATTTCGAGCTGGGCATGCGCGTCAACCTCGACGCCTCGCGCGCGCTGCTCGAAACTTGCCGCGAACTGGGCCACAAGCCGCGCGTGCTGTTCACCAGCTCGGTCGCGGTCTATGGCGGCGAACTGCCGCCGGTGGTGCAGGACGACACCGCGCTGAACCCGCAATCGTCGTACGGCGTGCAGAAGGCGATCGGCGAACTGCTGCTGTCCGATTACAGCCGCCGCGGCTTCGTCGACGGCCGCGTGCTGCGCCTGCCGACCATCAGCGTGCGCCCGGGCAAGCCCAATGCGGCGGCCTCGTCGTTCGCCAGCGGCATCATCCGCGAGCCGCTCTCGGGCGTGGCAGCGAACTGCCCGGTGGCACCGGAGACCAAACTGTGGCTGCTGTCGCCGCGCGCTGCGGTGGCGGCGCTGGTCAATGGCATCGAACTGGCAGGCGAACGGTTGGGCAACCGCCGCGTGGTCAACCTGCCGGGGCTGTCGGTCACGGCGGCGGGCATGGTGGATGCACTGCGCCGCGTCGCCGGCGATGCAGTGGCGGACCTGGTGACGTGGGAACGCGAAGAACGCGTCGAGAAAATCGTCGGCACGTGGCCGGCGGCGTGGAATGCGGAACGGGCCTTGTCGCTGGGGTTCGAGAGCGATGCCAGCTTTGATGCGGTGATCTGGGCTTATATGGAGGATGCGGGGGTGGCTAAGTAA
- the otnI gene encoding 2-oxo-tetronate isomerase, with product MPRFAANLSMMYNEHAFLDRFAAAAADGFQAVEYLFPYEHPAAELRARLDANGLTQALFNAPPGDWAAGERGLASLPGREAEFRDAIGRALEYAGVIGNDRVHVMAGLVPADADRARYRATYLENVAYAAKAAAAQGVTIVLEPINTRDMPGYFLNRQDDAQAICKEAGAANLKVQFDCYHCQIVEGDIAMKLRRDMAGIGHIQIAGVPERHEPDLGELNYPYLFDLIDSLGYQGWIGCEYRPRAGTSEGLGWLKPYLGR from the coding sequence ATGCCGCGCTTCGCCGCAAATCTCTCGATGATGTACAACGAGCACGCTTTCCTGGATCGCTTCGCCGCTGCGGCGGCGGACGGCTTCCAGGCGGTGGAGTACCTGTTCCCGTACGAGCATCCCGCCGCCGAGCTGCGCGCGCGCCTCGACGCGAACGGTCTCACCCAGGCGCTGTTCAATGCCCCGCCGGGTGACTGGGCTGCGGGCGAGCGTGGCCTGGCGTCGCTGCCGGGGCGCGAGGCCGAATTCCGCGACGCCATCGGGCGCGCGCTGGAGTACGCCGGCGTGATCGGCAATGACCGCGTGCATGTGATGGCAGGCCTGGTGCCGGCCGATGCCGACCGCGCGCGCTACCGCGCCACCTACCTGGAAAACGTCGCTTATGCCGCGAAGGCGGCCGCCGCGCAGGGCGTGACCATCGTGCTGGAGCCGATCAACACGCGCGACATGCCGGGCTATTTCCTGAACCGCCAGGACGACGCGCAGGCGATCTGCAAGGAAGCCGGCGCGGCCAACCTGAAGGTGCAGTTCGACTGCTATCACTGCCAGATCGTCGAGGGCGATATCGCGATGAAGCTCAGGCGCGACATGGCCGGCATCGGCCATATCCAGATCGCCGGCGTGCCCGAGCGCCATGAGCCGGACCTCGGCGAGCTGAACTACCCGTACCTGTTCGACCTGATCGACTCGCTCGGCTACCAGGGCTGGATCGGTTGCGAATACCGTCCGCGCGCCGGCACGTCCGAAGGACTGGGCTGGCTCAAGCCCTACCTCGGCCGCTGA
- a CDS encoding MFS transporter — protein sequence MPSNQPAASVPAFDSLGGNARLDTDTQIEKRAYSKVFWRIMPFLMLCYVVAYLDRVNVGFAKLQMGQDLAFSETVFGLGAGLFFIGYFLFEVPSNLLMHKIGARIWIARIMITWGIISALFLFVKTPTQFYVMRFLLGLAEAGFYPGVILYLTYWYPANRRAKMIALFMSGIPVAGMFGNPLSGWIMDAFNGTHGMSGWQWMFLLEALPALVIGVVTIFVLRDGIDKAPWLSADEKRVLKRNIDEDQQKAGAAAGQSHGHSLGAVFSDRRVWWMCLIYFCFVTGQYALTFWMPTLVKASGVTGNLKIGLLSAIPFICAIVVMNILGHSADARQERRWHLIVPALMGAVGFAIAASFTNNTTVSIAALSLAAAGVLTCAPLFWSLPTAFLSGIAAASGIAVVNSVGNLAGFVSPYMVGALKDLTHSTQLPMYVLSAILVVGAVLVWLTPAKLVNR from the coding sequence ATGCCATCCAACCAACCGGCGGCCAGCGTGCCCGCCTTCGACAGCCTGGGCGGCAACGCCCGGCTCGACACCGACACCCAGATCGAGAAACGCGCCTACAGCAAGGTGTTCTGGCGCATCATGCCGTTCCTGATGCTGTGCTACGTGGTCGCCTACCTCGACCGCGTCAACGTCGGCTTTGCCAAGCTGCAGATGGGCCAGGACCTGGCCTTTTCCGAGACCGTGTTCGGCCTGGGCGCCGGCCTGTTCTTCATCGGCTATTTCCTGTTCGAGGTGCCCAGCAACCTGCTGATGCACAAGATCGGCGCGCGCATCTGGATCGCGCGCATCATGATCACGTGGGGCATCATCTCGGCGCTGTTCCTGTTCGTGAAGACGCCGACGCAGTTCTACGTGATGCGCTTCCTGCTCGGCCTGGCCGAGGCGGGCTTCTACCCCGGCGTGATCCTGTACCTGACCTACTGGTACCCGGCCAACCGCCGCGCCAAGATGATCGCGCTGTTCATGTCGGGCATCCCGGTCGCGGGCATGTTCGGCAACCCGCTGTCTGGCTGGATCATGGACGCCTTCAACGGCACGCATGGCATGAGCGGCTGGCAATGGATGTTCCTGCTCGAAGCCCTGCCCGCACTGGTGATCGGCGTGGTGACGATCTTCGTGCTGCGCGACGGCATCGACAAGGCACCGTGGCTCAGCGCCGATGAAAAGCGCGTGCTCAAGCGCAACATCGACGAAGACCAGCAGAAGGCCGGTGCGGCCGCCGGCCAGTCGCACGGGCATTCGCTGGGCGCCGTGTTCAGCGACCGCCGCGTGTGGTGGATGTGCCTGATCTACTTCTGCTTCGTCACCGGCCAGTACGCGCTGACGTTCTGGATGCCCACGCTGGTCAAGGCCAGCGGCGTGACCGGCAACCTGAAGATCGGCCTGCTGTCGGCGATCCCGTTCATCTGCGCCATCGTCGTCATGAACATCCTCGGCCACAGCGCCGATGCGCGCCAGGAGCGCCGCTGGCACCTGATCGTGCCGGCGCTGATGGGTGCGGTGGGCTTTGCCATTGCCGCCTCGTTCACCAACAATACGACCGTGTCGATCGCCGCGCTGTCGCTGGCCGCCGCCGGGGTGCTGACCTGCGCGCCGCTGTTCTGGTCGCTGCCTACCGCGTTCCTGTCGGGCATTGCCGCCGCTTCCGGCATTGCCGTGGTGAACTCGGTCGGCAACCTGGCCGGCTTCGTCTCGCCCTACATGGTCGGCGCGCTGAAGGACCTGACGCACAGCACGCAGCTGCCGATGTACGTGCTGTCCGCGATCCTGGTGGTGGGCGCCGTGCTGGTATGGCTGACGCCGGCTAAACTGGTCAACCGCTGA
- the otnC gene encoding 3-oxo-tetronate 4-phosphate decarboxylase: MSTESKLREEICRIGASLYQRGYTVGSAGNISARLDDGWLITPTDACLGMMDPAAVARVAADGTWVSGDKPSKTLTLHRAIYDNNPGAHAVVHTHSTHLVALTLAGVWQPDDVLPPLTPYYVMKVGHIPLIPYHRPGDPAVAARVATLAAQVRGVLLERLGPVVWESSVSRAAFALEELEETAKLWMMMKDTPGFAARAALPDGALAELRDAFQARW, from the coding sequence ATGAGCACCGAAAGCAAGCTGCGCGAAGAGATCTGCCGCATCGGCGCCAGCCTCTACCAGCGCGGCTATACCGTCGGCTCGGCCGGCAATATCAGCGCGCGGCTGGATGACGGCTGGCTGATCACCCCGACCGATGCCTGCCTGGGCATGATGGACCCGGCCGCGGTCGCCAGGGTCGCCGCCGACGGCACCTGGGTGTCGGGCGACAAGCCGTCAAAGACGCTGACGCTGCATCGCGCAATCTATGACAACAACCCCGGGGCGCACGCCGTGGTGCACACGCACTCGACGCACCTCGTGGCCCTGACGCTGGCCGGTGTCTGGCAACCGGACGACGTACTGCCGCCGCTCACGCCCTACTACGTGATGAAGGTCGGCCATATCCCGCTGATTCCCTATCACCGGCCCGGCGATCCCGCGGTCGCCGCGCGCGTGGCCACGCTGGCCGCGCAGGTGCGCGGCGTGCTGCTGGAGCGCCTCGGCCCGGTGGTGTGGGAGTCCAGCGTCTCGCGCGCCGCGTTCGCGCTGGAAGAACTGGAGGAGACCGCCAAGCTATGGATGATGATGAAGGACACGCCGGGCTTCGCCGCCCGCGCGGCGCTGCCCGACGGCGCACTGGCTGAGTTGCGCGACGCCTTCCAGGCGCGCTGGTAG
- the otnK gene encoding 3-oxo-tetronate kinase, whose amino-acid sequence MTALLGCIADDFTGATDLANTLVRNGMRTVQTIGVPESVADIGAADALVVALKSRTIPAAEAVAQSLAALEWLRAQGCRQFVFKYCSTFDSTDAGNIGPVAEALLNALDSDFTIACPAFPENGRTIFRGHLFVGDALLNESGMEHHPLTPMTDASLVRVLQRQSRSKVGLLRYDAVARGAQATADRIASLRTEGVRLAIADAVSDADLFTLGEACAGLPLITGGSGIALGLPENFRRAGLLPQRGDANAVPAVDGPGVVLAGSASRATNGQVARWLEQGRPALRIDPLALARGEAVADAALDFAAAHDEPVLVYATSSPDEVKAVQAELGVERAGHLVEQCLATVAAGLLARGTRRFVVAGGETSGAVVQALNVRALRIGTQIAPGVPATVTLGATPLALALKSGNFGGPDFFDEALRQLGGQ is encoded by the coding sequence ATGACCGCGCTCCTTGGCTGCATCGCCGACGACTTTACCGGCGCCACCGATCTCGCCAACACGCTGGTGCGCAATGGCATGCGCACCGTGCAGACCATCGGCGTGCCCGAATCCGTGGCCGATATCGGCGCGGCCGACGCGCTGGTAGTCGCGCTGAAATCGCGCACCATCCCCGCCGCCGAAGCCGTGGCGCAGTCGCTGGCCGCGCTGGAATGGCTGCGCGCGCAGGGCTGCCGCCAGTTCGTGTTCAAGTACTGCTCGACCTTCGATTCGACCGATGCCGGCAATATCGGCCCGGTCGCCGAAGCGCTGCTGAACGCGCTGGACAGCGATTTCACCATCGCCTGCCCGGCCTTCCCCGAGAACGGCCGCACCATCTTCCGCGGCCACCTGTTCGTGGGCGATGCGCTGCTCAACGAGTCGGGCATGGAACACCATCCGCTGACACCGATGACCGATGCCAGCCTGGTGCGCGTGCTGCAGCGCCAGAGCCGGAGCAAGGTCGGCCTGCTGCGCTACGACGCCGTGGCGCGCGGCGCGCAGGCCACGGCCGACCGCATCGCGTCGCTGCGCACCGAGGGCGTGCGGCTGGCGATTGCCGATGCGGTGTCTGACGCCGACCTGTTCACGCTGGGCGAAGCCTGCGCCGGCCTGCCGCTGATCACCGGCGGCTCGGGCATCGCGCTCGGCCTGCCGGAGAATTTCCGCCGCGCCGGCCTGCTGCCGCAGCGTGGCGATGCCAACGCGGTCCCCGCCGTCGACGGCCCGGGCGTGGTGCTGGCCGGCAGCGCCTCGCGCGCGACCAACGGGCAAGTGGCCCGCTGGCTGGAGCAAGGCCGCCCGGCGCTGCGCATCGACCCGCTCGCGCTGGCGCGCGGCGAAGCCGTGGCCGACGCCGCGCTGGACTTCGCCGCCGCGCACGACGAGCCGGTGCTGGTCTACGCCACGTCCAGCCCCGACGAGGTCAAGGCCGTGCAGGCCGAACTGGGCGTGGAGCGCGCCGGCCACCTGGTCGAGCAGTGCCTGGCCACCGTCGCCGCCGGCCTGCTGGCACGCGGCACGCGCCGCTTTGTCGTCGCCGGCGGCGAGACCTCCGGCGCCGTGGTGCAGGCGCTGAACGTCAGGGCGCTGCGCATTGGCACGCAGATCGCCCCCGGCGTGCCGGCCACGGTCACGCTCGGCGCCACGCCGCTGGCGCTGGCGCTCAAGTCGGGTAATTTCGGCGGCCCGGACTTCTTCGACGAAGCGCTGCGCCAGCTGGGAGGCCAGTGA
- the ltnD gene encoding L-threonate dehydrogenase codes for MSRNIGVIGLGAMGFGVAQSLLRAGFNVHACDLRPEVLQRFADAGGVPCGSPAELGSRCDVVLTLVVNAQQTEAVLFGANGAVAGMQPGKLVIASATVPPGFAETLGQRLAEKGLLMLDAPVSGGAARAASGEMTMMTSGPAEAYALAEDVLAAIAGKVYRLGAAHGAGSKVKIINQLLAGVHIAAAAEAMALGMREGVDPDALYDVITHSAGNSWMFENRVPHILKGDYTPLSAVDIFVKDLGMVLDTARTSKFPLPLSAAAHQMFMMASTAGHGGEDDSAVIKIFPGIELPGKAE; via the coding sequence ATGTCCAGGAATATCGGCGTCATCGGCCTTGGTGCCATGGGCTTTGGTGTCGCGCAGTCGCTGCTGCGGGCCGGTTTCAACGTGCACGCCTGCGACCTGCGCCCCGAGGTGCTGCAGCGCTTTGCCGACGCCGGCGGCGTGCCGTGCGGCTCGCCCGCCGAGCTGGGCAGCCGCTGCGACGTGGTGCTGACGCTGGTGGTCAACGCGCAGCAGACCGAGGCCGTGCTGTTCGGCGCCAATGGTGCCGTGGCCGGGATGCAGCCCGGCAAGCTGGTGATCGCCAGCGCCACGGTGCCGCCGGGCTTTGCCGAGACCCTGGGACAGCGCCTCGCCGAAAAGGGCCTGCTGATGCTGGACGCGCCGGTCTCCGGCGGCGCCGCGCGCGCCGCCAGCGGCGAAATGACCATGATGACCTCCGGCCCCGCCGAAGCCTATGCGCTGGCCGAAGACGTGCTGGCCGCCATCGCCGGCAAGGTCTACCGCCTGGGCGCCGCGCACGGCGCCGGCTCCAAGGTCAAGATCATCAACCAGTTGCTGGCCGGCGTGCATATCGCAGCCGCGGCCGAGGCGATGGCGCTCGGCATGCGGGAAGGCGTGGACCCGGACGCGCTCTATGACGTGATCACGCACAGCGCCGGCAATTCGTGGATGTTCGAGAACCGCGTGCCCCATATCCTGAAGGGCGACTACACGCCGCTGTCGGCAGTCGACATCTTCGTCAAGGACCTGGGCATGGTGCTCGACACCGCGCGCACCAGCAAATTCCCGCTGCCGCTGTCGGCCGCCGCGCACCAGATGTTCATGATGGCCTCCACCGCCGGCCACGGCGGCGAAGACGATTCGGCCGTGATCAAGATCTTCCCGGGCATCGAGCTGCCGGGCAAGGCCGAGTAA
- a CDS encoding FadR/GntR family transcriptional regulator, producing MFQKVPARALTDNVAEQLLDKIQSGAFARGDKLPTEAVLSEEFGVSRTVVREAISRLKYEGVVESRQGSGVFVTLQAGIRPLRIDYTDTGALESVLQIVELRRAIEAEVAAQAARRRSDASMAAIDAALARLDDVVAQGGDGVAEDVGFHRAIAEATGNPYFLKTLEFLSQYLEAATRVTRTNEARRADFSRQVREEHQAIVAAIRAGDPLAARNAAQNHMYNAAHRLAQLGADESGGQHGASN from the coding sequence GTGTTCCAGAAAGTCCCTGCCCGCGCCCTCACCGACAACGTTGCCGAACAGCTGCTGGACAAGATCCAGAGCGGGGCCTTTGCCCGCGGCGACAAGCTGCCCACCGAGGCGGTGCTGTCCGAAGAATTCGGCGTCAGCCGCACCGTGGTGCGCGAGGCCATCTCGCGGCTGAAGTACGAAGGCGTGGTCGAGTCGCGCCAGGGCAGCGGCGTGTTCGTGACGCTGCAGGCAGGCATCCGGCCGCTGCGCATCGACTACACCGACACCGGCGCGCTGGAATCGGTGCTGCAGATCGTCGAGCTGCGCCGCGCGATCGAAGCCGAGGTCGCCGCGCAGGCGGCGCGACGCCGCAGCGATGCCTCGATGGCGGCCATCGACGCGGCGCTGGCCCGGCTGGACGACGTGGTGGCCCAGGGCGGCGACGGCGTCGCCGAGGACGTCGGCTTCCATCGCGCCATCGCCGAGGCGACCGGCAACCCCTATTTCCTCAAGACGCTGGAATTCCTGAGCCAGTACCTGGAAGCCGCCACGCGCGTGACCCGCACCAACGAAGCGCGGCGCGCGGATTTTTCGCGACAGGTGCGCGAGGAACACCAGGCCATCGTCGCCGCTATCCGCGCCGGCGACCCGCTCGCCGCGCGCAATGCCGCGCAGAACCACATGTACAACGCCGCGCACCGGCTGGCCCAGCTGGGCGCCGACGAGAGCGGCGGCCAGCACGGCGCCAGCAACTGA
- a CDS encoding GNAT family N-acetyltransferase, with product MSATVLICPWSEARDRARAIRYAVFVEEQGVPVELEWDEWDEPSWHALALAADGTPLATGRLLPDGHIGRMAVLKPARGSGVGALVLEALMRKAEQLGYPELVLNAQTHAAPFYARVGFAQVGPEFEEAGIPHVEMRKRLAG from the coding sequence ATGTCCGCCACCGTCCTGATCTGCCCCTGGTCCGAAGCCCGCGATCGCGCGCGCGCCATCCGCTACGCCGTCTTTGTCGAGGAGCAGGGCGTGCCGGTGGAACTGGAGTGGGACGAATGGGACGAACCCAGCTGGCATGCGCTGGCGCTGGCCGCGGACGGCACGCCGCTGGCGACCGGCCGGCTGCTGCCCGACGGCCATATCGGCCGCATGGCCGTGCTGAAGCCGGCGCGCGGCAGCGGTGTCGGCGCGCTGGTGCTGGAGGCGCTGATGCGCAAGGCCGAGCAGCTGGGCTATCCGGAGCTGGTGCTCAACGCGCAGACGCACGCGGCGCCGTTCTATGCGCGCGTGGGCTTTGCGCAGGTGGGGCCGGAATTCGAAGAGGCGGGCATCCCGCACGTGGAGATGCGCAAGCGCCTGGCCGGTTGA
- a CDS encoding NRDE family protein, translated as MCLILVGWQSHPDYALVVAGNRDEFYARPAAAAHWWQDAPQVLGGRDLAEVIGEPGTWMGVNAEGRFAALTNYRAPSEKRTDARSRGELVAGFLRGHAAPFDYLDRLAGEDGAYNGFNLLASDLRELWWYSNRSASRQPQRLRPGLYGLSNALLDTPWPKVRSRVGALAEVLAADSGQANASAEPYLQMLADERQAADFELPSTGVAPDWEKLLSSAFIRSPMYGTRASTVLRIRHDGRFDLNERSFDADGRIGDVAYHGTLNLSRDTGIVQAPR; from the coding sequence ATGTGTCTGATCCTGGTTGGCTGGCAATCGCACCCGGACTATGCCCTGGTGGTGGCCGGCAACCGCGATGAATTCTATGCCCGCCCCGCGGCGGCCGCGCACTGGTGGCAGGATGCGCCGCAGGTGCTGGGCGGCCGCGACCTCGCCGAGGTGATCGGCGAACCCGGCACCTGGATGGGGGTCAATGCCGAGGGCCGCTTCGCCGCGCTGACCAACTACCGCGCCCCGTCCGAAAAACGCACCGACGCCCGTTCCCGCGGCGAGCTGGTGGCCGGCTTCCTGCGCGGCCACGCGGCGCCCTTCGACTACCTCGACCGTCTTGCCGGCGAAGACGGCGCCTACAACGGCTTCAACCTGCTGGCGAGCGACCTGCGCGAACTGTGGTGGTACAGCAACCGCTCGGCGTCGCGCCAGCCGCAACGGCTGCGTCCCGGCCTGTACGGATTGTCCAACGCGCTGCTCGATACGCCCTGGCCCAAGGTGCGCAGCCGCGTCGGGGCGCTCGCCGAAGTGCTGGCGGCGGACAGCGGCCAGGCCAACGCCAGCGCCGAGCCGTACCTGCAGATGCTGGCCGACGAACGCCAGGCCGCCGATTTCGAGCTGCCGTCCACGGGCGTGGCGCCGGACTGGGAAAAGCTGCTGTCGTCGGCCTTTATCCGCTCGCCGATGTATGGCACGCGCGCCAGCACGGTACTGCGCATACGCCACGACGGGCGCTTCGACCTGAACGAGCGCAGCTTCGACGCCGATGGCCGCATCGGCGACGTGGCCTATCACGGCACGCTGAACCTGTCGCGCGACACCGGCATCGTGCAGGCGCCGCGCTGA
- a CDS encoding DUF4936 family protein: MSDHLYVYFRVPEAVAAEALPHWHRWMETVAEATGIGGTLMRRPETRAGVQTWMECYADVPPAFDATLEGLWRQSGLDQWVEGERRAEHFIDLDVL; the protein is encoded by the coding sequence ATGAGCGATCACCTCTACGTCTATTTCCGTGTTCCGGAAGCCGTCGCCGCCGAGGCGCTGCCGCACTGGCACCGCTGGATGGAAACGGTCGCCGAAGCCACCGGAATTGGTGGTACGCTGATGCGCAGGCCGGAAACCCGCGCCGGCGTGCAAACGTGGATGGAGTGCTACGCCGACGTGCCGCCCGCGTTCGATGCCACGCTCGAAGGGCTGTGGCGCCAGAGCGGGCTGGACCAGTGGGTCGAAGGCGAGCGGCGCGCCGAACACTTTATCGACCTGGACGTGCTGTAG